A single Cellulomonas sp. SLBN-39 DNA region contains:
- a CDS encoding glutamate ABC transporter substrate-binding protein produces MRARLAIALTAAAALTLTACSGGDTDSEGTEGSGEGESIRIGIKFDQPGLGFQDGSDYTGFDVGVATYVAEQLGYSADQIEWVESPSAQRETMLQTGQVDMIFATYSITDERKEVVSFAGPYFVAGQDLLVAADDDSITGPEDLEGKNLCSVTGSTSAQRIKDEYAAGTNLLEQPGYAECVTALVAGSVDAVTTDDIILAGLAAIPANEGQVKVVGNPFSEENYGIGLPQDNEICEDVNAAVEQMFEDGTWEQLLEDNVGASGYVPNADLNPPAVEPCA; encoded by the coding sequence ATGCGCGCACGACTGGCGATCGCGCTCACCGCGGCGGCCGCGCTCACGCTCACCGCCTGCTCCGGCGGCGACACCGACTCCGAGGGCACCGAGGGATCGGGCGAGGGCGAGAGCATCCGGATCGGCATCAAGTTCGACCAGCCCGGCCTCGGCTTCCAGGACGGCTCCGACTACACCGGCTTCGACGTCGGCGTCGCGACGTACGTCGCGGAGCAGCTCGGCTACTCCGCCGACCAGATCGAGTGGGTCGAGTCCCCGTCCGCGCAGCGCGAGACGATGCTGCAGACCGGCCAGGTCGACATGATCTTCGCGACGTACTCCATCACCGACGAGCGCAAGGAGGTCGTGTCCTTCGCCGGTCCGTACTTCGTCGCCGGCCAGGACCTGCTCGTCGCCGCCGACGACGACTCCATCACCGGGCCCGAGGACCTCGAGGGCAAGAACCTGTGCTCCGTCACGGGCTCGACGTCCGCGCAGCGCATCAAGGACGAGTACGCGGCCGGCACGAACCTGCTGGAGCAGCCCGGGTACGCCGAGTGCGTCACCGCGCTCGTCGCAGGGTCCGTCGACGCGGTGACCACCGACGACATCATCCTCGCCGGCCTCGCCGCGATCCCCGCCAACGAGGGCCAGGTCAAGGTCGTCGGGAACCCGTTCTCCGAGGAGAACTACGGCATCGGCCTGCCGCAGGACAACGAGATCTGCGAGGACGTGAACGCAGCCGTCGAGCAGATGTTCGAGGACGGCACGTGGGAGCAGCTGCTGGAGGACAACGTCGGCGCGTCGGGCTACGTCCCGAACGCCGACCTCAACCCGCCGGCCGTCGAGCCCTGCGCCTGA
- a CDS encoding amino acid ABC transporter permease, with translation MDEGYLAQFLSLFEQFDVLAAFWVNIQLTAYAAVLALVLGTVLAVMRISPVPSLRWAGATYVTLLRNTPLTIIIVFCVLGLWGQLGITLSADFQTNFFRLAAIGLGVYHAAFVCEALRSGVNTVPVGQAEAARAIGLGFWPAARLVILPQAFRGAVAPLGNVLIALIKNSTVAAAGSVAEASGLMRTMIEFRPDVILAVFFVFALGFVVLVVPVGLLTTSLSRRLAVAR, from the coding sequence GTGGACGAGGGCTACCTCGCCCAGTTCCTGTCGTTGTTCGAGCAGTTCGACGTGCTCGCCGCGTTCTGGGTCAACATCCAGCTCACCGCGTACGCCGCCGTCCTCGCGCTCGTCCTCGGCACGGTGCTGGCCGTCATGCGGATCTCGCCCGTGCCGAGCCTGCGCTGGGCCGGGGCGACGTACGTGACTTTGCTGCGCAACACGCCCCTGACGATCATCATCGTCTTCTGCGTGCTGGGCCTGTGGGGGCAGCTCGGCATCACGCTCTCGGCGGACTTCCAGACCAACTTCTTCCGCCTGGCCGCCATCGGCCTGGGCGTCTACCACGCGGCGTTCGTCTGCGAGGCGCTGCGCTCGGGCGTCAACACCGTGCCCGTCGGCCAGGCCGAGGCGGCCCGCGCGATCGGCCTGGGCTTCTGGCCCGCCGCGCGCCTGGTGATCCTGCCGCAGGCGTTCCGCGGCGCCGTCGCCCCGCTCGGCAACGTGCTCATCGCCCTCATCAAGAACTCCACGGTCGCCGCCGCCGGGTCCGTCGCCGAGGCCTCGGGCCTGATGCGCACCATGATCGAGTTCCGCCCCGACGTGATCCTCGCCGTGTTCTTCGTGTTCGCACTCGGCTTCGTCGTCCTCGTCGTCCCGGTGGGCCTGCTCACCACGTCCCTGTCCCGACGCCTGGCGGTGGCCCGATGA
- a CDS encoding amino acid ABC transporter permease, which translates to MSAHVLFDAPGPRARRRMVVVNVLAALVVVAIAAVALVVLDRKGQLDARLWTPFLEARTWTGYLLPGLLDTLRAAALAIVASGVFGLVFGLGRLASSRVVRVVAGGVVEFFRAVPVLLMMIFFYMGISQLGLLDPGDVPLVAVVLGLTLYNGSVFAELVRSGVHGLPKGQREAALVVGLTRGQSLRLVEVPQALIAMLPAIASQLVVILKDTALGAIITYPELLAAARRLGSGEGNILQALLVAAIIFIVINYALTRAADRLATRVDRRTSGTATAQAPSLAVRAGGDD; encoded by the coding sequence ATGAGCGCGCACGTCCTGTTCGACGCCCCCGGGCCCCGCGCCCGCCGGCGCATGGTGGTCGTCAACGTCCTCGCCGCGCTCGTGGTGGTCGCGATCGCCGCCGTGGCGCTGGTCGTGCTCGACCGCAAGGGGCAGCTCGACGCCCGTCTGTGGACGCCGTTCCTCGAGGCGCGCACCTGGACCGGTTACCTGCTCCCCGGCCTGCTCGACACGCTGCGCGCCGCCGCGCTCGCCATCGTCGCGTCGGGCGTCTTCGGGCTGGTGTTCGGGCTGGGCCGGCTCGCGTCGTCGCGCGTCGTGCGCGTCGTCGCCGGAGGCGTCGTCGAGTTCTTCCGCGCCGTCCCGGTGCTGCTCATGATGATCTTCTTCTACATGGGGATCTCCCAGCTGGGGCTGCTCGACCCGGGCGACGTGCCGCTCGTGGCCGTGGTGCTCGGCCTGACCCTCTACAACGGGTCCGTGTTCGCCGAGCTCGTGCGGTCGGGCGTCCACGGGCTGCCGAAGGGCCAGCGCGAGGCGGCGCTCGTCGTCGGGCTCACCCGCGGGCAGTCGCTGCGGCTCGTCGAGGTGCCGCAGGCGCTGATCGCCATGCTGCCCGCGATCGCGTCGCAGCTCGTCGTCATCCTGAAGGACACCGCACTCGGCGCGATCATCACCTACCCCGAGCTGCTGGCCGCCGCACGCCGGCTCGGGTCCGGCGAGGGCAACATCCTCCAGGCGCTGCTCGTCGCCGCGATCATCTTCATCGTCATCAACTACGCCCTCACCCGGGCCGCCGACCGGCTCGCGACCCGCGTCGACCGTCGCACGTCCGGCACCGCGACGGCCCAGGCGCCGAGCCTGGCCGTGCGTGCCGGGGGCGACGACTGA
- the rny gene encoding ribonuclease Y: MDPGAVVTVVGLLGACLVALLLILLARRDADAQRRRATEDVARIRDDARALLADAERRERRVVDREQDLAAERTALAELERRTRAQADALVESERAAARALDKAERAAARTLADAERTARERLAAARDEARAQLEAVGGLTEEEARAELTRRQVEQATNDAAGQVRRAEAQARRTADARARRIVTAAVQRLAVPTSSQGVLTMLPLPSDEMKGRIIGKEGRNIRHFEALTGVNVLIDETPDTVVLSCFDAARREVAQVALEALMSDGRIHPQRIEAAYADALAGADERHDAAGHDAAERAGVDGLHPELVRTMGQLRLRSSYGQSVLEHLVETSQVAATMAAELGADVDVARRGAFLHDVGKALTAQVGGTHAAVGADLARRCGESDAVVNAIAAHHDEVPATTVEAVLVQAADAISAARPGARREEVDQYLERMDKLEALVVAHQGVRRALAMSAGREVRVVVEPAEVDDYALPQLAVSIARHIEADLTYPGEIKVTVVRELRASATAG, encoded by the coding sequence GTGGATCCGGGTGCTGTCGTCACCGTCGTCGGCCTGCTGGGCGCGTGCCTGGTCGCCCTGCTGCTCATCCTGCTCGCCCGGCGCGACGCGGACGCCCAGCGTCGCCGCGCCACCGAGGACGTCGCGCGCATCCGCGACGACGCGCGGGCCCTGCTCGCCGACGCCGAGCGGCGTGAGCGCCGGGTCGTCGACCGCGAGCAGGACCTCGCGGCCGAGCGCACCGCGCTGGCCGAGCTCGAGCGGCGCACGCGCGCCCAGGCCGACGCGCTCGTCGAGTCGGAGCGGGCCGCGGCCCGTGCGCTCGACAAGGCCGAGCGCGCGGCGGCACGCACGCTGGCCGACGCCGAGCGCACGGCGCGCGAGCGCCTGGCTGCGGCCCGCGACGAGGCCCGCGCCCAGCTCGAGGCGGTCGGCGGCCTCACCGAGGAGGAGGCGCGGGCCGAGCTCACGCGCCGCCAGGTCGAGCAGGCCACCAACGACGCCGCCGGGCAGGTGCGCCGGGCCGAGGCGCAGGCCCGCCGCACCGCCGACGCCCGTGCGCGACGCATCGTCACCGCCGCGGTGCAGCGGCTCGCGGTGCCGACCAGCTCGCAGGGCGTGCTGACCATGCTGCCGCTGCCGTCGGACGAGATGAAGGGCAGGATCATCGGCAAGGAGGGCCGCAACATCCGGCACTTCGAGGCCCTGACCGGGGTGAACGTGCTCATCGACGAGACCCCGGACACCGTGGTCCTCTCGTGCTTCGACGCCGCGCGCCGCGAGGTCGCGCAGGTCGCGCTCGAGGCCCTCATGAGCGACGGCCGCATCCACCCGCAGCGCATCGAGGCCGCCTACGCCGACGCGCTCGCCGGCGCTGACGAGCGGCACGACGCGGCGGGTCACGACGCGGCCGAGCGGGCCGGTGTCGACGGGCTGCACCCGGAGCTCGTGCGGACCATGGGTCAGCTGCGGCTGCGCTCGTCGTACGGGCAGAGCGTCCTGGAGCACCTGGTCGAGACGTCGCAGGTCGCGGCGACGATGGCCGCCGAGCTGGGTGCGGACGTGGACGTGGCGCGCCGCGGGGCGTTCCTGCACGACGTCGGCAAGGCCCTGACCGCGCAGGTCGGCGGTACGCACGCGGCGGTGGGCGCGGACCTGGCGCGGCGCTGCGGGGAGTCCGACGCGGTGGTCAACGCGATCGCCGCGCACCACGACGAGGTGCCGGCGACGACGGTCGAGGCCGTCCTCGTGCAGGCCGCCGACGCGATCTCCGCGGCCCGGCCGGGTGCGCGCCGCGAGGAGGTCGACCAGTACCTCGAGCGCATGGACAAGCTCGAGGCGCTCGTCGTGGCGCACCAAGGCGTGCGCCGGGCGCTGGCGATGTCCGCGGGCCGGGAGGTGCGGGTCGTGGTCGAGCCGGCCGAGGTCGACGACTACGCCCTGCCGCAGCTCGCGGTGTCGATCGCCCGGCACATCGAGGCCGACCTGACGTACCCCGGCGAGATCAAGGTCACCGTGGTGCGCGAGCTGCGCGCCAGCGCCACGGCCGGCTGA
- a CDS encoding DEAD/DEAH box helicase, with protein MTAGDLVTPGVVPGRAARAEVDCHLALAARAQAVLDRVAALEDAVTGTVTQDREARVRAELACVEVGALAGTTDRPLRLGALAAAGYRTAADLVGVDATTLARVPGVGPGTARAVSAAVLQLADAVRAAMPVRLRLDTDDRPDTEASTRVVTALHALLRWWPQVDPHHDRLAGYVRAVGTHSRAAAPATSRVRYALSLPRVRGRARRAVGALAGWTTSGEATALSSLLDDLAGVHDDAGFDAAWSDVERRPATYTTALHRLVPGALDLAVERGLLAGELADQVVAHPLDTRLLRSTLRGYQEFGARFLLCQGRAVLGDEMGLGKTVQAVAAMAHLAAGGERHLLVVCPASVLVSWAREVTTHSALPVHRVHGDAATAAAARWVADGGVAVTTFGSMHHLPDPQVLPRPGLAMLVVDEAHLVRNPRARRSRAVARWARATPRVALLTGTPLQRHVDDFVALVDLVAPDLVPGLPRHLGLAGADAFRRAVAPVYLRRNQRDVLLELPALEVVDEWEELTASGARAYAAAVAEGHLVRMRRATTVVDGLPSSGKVGRLLEIVDDARENGRRVVVLSYFRGVLDVVTPVLRAHGVAHVGGPLTGDVPPGERQAMVDRLAAADPHDGAVLVAQVEAGGVGLNLQCASVAVLCEPQLSPAVEAQAFARLHRMGQLRAVRAHRLLAEGTVDERLRAVLAERAREVDAYVRDSVLAQSSVRAVDVTDAALAREVVAWEQARLGHGPVWDDLTARPG; from the coding sequence GTGACGGCGGGGGACCTGGTGACGCCCGGCGTGGTGCCCGGCCGCGCGGCCCGGGCCGAGGTCGACTGTCACCTGGCGCTCGCGGCGCGCGCCCAGGCGGTGCTCGACCGCGTCGCAGCGCTGGAGGACGCCGTGACGGGCACCGTCACGCAGGACCGTGAGGCGCGCGTGCGTGCCGAGCTCGCCTGCGTCGAGGTCGGCGCCCTGGCGGGCACGACCGACCGGCCGCTGCGCCTCGGGGCGCTCGCCGCGGCCGGGTACCGGACGGCGGCCGACCTCGTCGGTGTCGACGCCACCACGCTCGCGCGGGTGCCCGGTGTCGGGCCCGGCACCGCCCGTGCGGTGAGCGCTGCCGTGCTGCAGCTCGCCGACGCGGTGCGGGCCGCTATGCCCGTGCGGCTCCGGCTCGACACCGACGACCGCCCCGACACCGAGGCCAGCACGCGCGTCGTGACCGCGCTGCACGCCCTGCTGCGGTGGTGGCCCCAGGTCGACCCGCACCACGATCGGCTGGCCGGGTACGTGCGGGCGGTCGGCACGCACAGCCGTGCCGCCGCCCCCGCGACGTCCCGCGTCCGGTACGCGCTGAGCCTGCCGCGGGTGCGCGGGCGTGCCCGCCGCGCGGTCGGTGCGCTCGCCGGCTGGACGACGTCCGGTGAGGCCACGGCGCTGTCGAGCCTCCTCGACGACCTCGCCGGCGTCCACGACGACGCCGGCTTCGACGCCGCCTGGTCGGACGTCGAACGCCGCCCGGCGACGTACACGACCGCGCTGCACCGCCTCGTGCCCGGGGCCCTCGACCTCGCCGTCGAGCGCGGCCTGCTCGCCGGCGAGCTCGCCGACCAGGTCGTCGCCCACCCCCTCGACACGCGCCTGCTGCGCAGCACGCTGCGCGGCTACCAGGAGTTCGGCGCCCGGTTCCTGCTGTGCCAGGGGCGGGCTGTGCTGGGCGACGAGATGGGGCTCGGCAAGACCGTCCAGGCCGTGGCCGCGATGGCGCACCTCGCGGCCGGTGGCGAGCGGCACCTGCTCGTGGTCTGCCCGGCCAGCGTGCTCGTGTCCTGGGCCCGCGAGGTCACCACCCACAGCGCCCTGCCGGTCCACCGGGTGCACGGGGACGCGGCGACGGCGGCCGCGGCCCGCTGGGTCGCTGACGGCGGCGTCGCCGTCACGACGTTCGGGTCGATGCACCACCTGCCCGACCCGCAGGTGCTGCCCCGCCCGGGCCTGGCGATGCTCGTGGTCGACGAGGCGCACCTCGTGCGCAACCCACGGGCGCGCCGGTCGCGGGCCGTCGCCCGCTGGGCGCGGGCCACGCCGCGGGTGGCGCTGCTCACCGGCACGCCGCTGCAGCGGCACGTGGACGACTTCGTCGCGCTCGTGGACCTCGTGGCTCCCGACCTCGTGCCCGGCCTGCCCCGGCACCTCGGGCTCGCCGGGGCGGACGCGTTCCGCCGCGCCGTCGCTCCCGTCTACCTGCGGCGCAACCAGCGTGACGTGCTGCTCGAGCTGCCCGCGCTCGAGGTCGTCGACGAGTGGGAGGAGCTCACGGCGAGCGGTGCCCGCGCCTACGCGGCTGCCGTGGCCGAGGGGCACCTGGTGCGGATGCGCCGAGCGACGACCGTCGTCGACGGCCTGCCCTCGTCGGGGAAGGTCGGGCGCCTCCTCGAGATCGTCGACGACGCCCGCGAGAACGGTCGCCGCGTCGTCGTGCTGTCGTACTTCCGCGGGGTGCTCGACGTGGTCACGCCCGTGCTGCGGGCGCACGGCGTCGCGCACGTCGGCGGCCCGCTCACCGGTGACGTCCCGCCCGGGGAGCGGCAGGCCATGGTCGACCGTCTGGCGGCGGCCGACCCGCACGACGGTGCGGTGCTCGTCGCGCAGGTCGAGGCTGGTGGTGTGGGCCTCAACCTGCAGTGCGCCTCGGTCGCGGTGCTCTGCGAGCCCCAGCTCTCGCCGGCGGTCGAGGCGCAGGCGTTCGCGCGCCTGCACCGGATGGGCCAGCTCCGGGCCGTGCGCGCGCACCGCCTGCTCGCCGAGGGCACCGTCGACGAACGGCTGCGCGCGGTCCTGGCGGAGCGTGCGCGCGAGGTCGACGCGTACGTGCGCGACTCGGTCCTCGCGCAGAGCTCGGTCCGTGCGGTCGACGTGACCGACGCCGCGCTCGCGCGCGAGGTCGTCGCCTGGGAGCAGGCGCGCCTGGGGCACGGACCGGTCTGGGACGACCTGACGGCCCGGCCCGGCTGA
- a CDS encoding regulatory protein RecX produces the protein MSTFGGGRRRGARSEEPPATGDAAQEADADPEQVARAIALRMLTAAPRSRAQLAEAMARRDVPEAVAERVLDRFTDVGLVDDAEYAGMVVRTRHAERGLSRRALGTELRRRGIDDETAAVALEQVDDEDEEQAARALVRKKLRTTTGLDPQVRTRRTYAALARKGYPPALVGRVLREELAAEGIDAEEDGDLLPGG, from the coding sequence ATGAGCACGTTCGGTGGCGGGCGCCGCCGCGGGGCGCGGTCCGAGGAGCCGCCGGCCACGGGTGACGCCGCGCAGGAGGCGGACGCCGACCCCGAGCAGGTGGCGCGTGCGATCGCGCTGCGCATGCTCACCGCCGCGCCACGCAGCCGCGCGCAGCTCGCGGAGGCCATGGCCCGACGGGACGTGCCGGAGGCGGTCGCCGAGCGCGTGCTCGACCGGTTCACCGACGTCGGGCTCGTCGACGACGCCGAGTACGCCGGCATGGTCGTGCGCACCCGGCACGCGGAGCGCGGACTGTCCCGCCGGGCCCTGGGCACCGAGCTGCGCCGGCGCGGCATCGACGACGAGACCGCCGCGGTCGCGCTCGAGCAGGTCGACGACGAGGACGAGGAGCAGGCGGCGCGCGCGCTCGTCCGCAAGAAGCTGCGGACCACGACGGGCCTCGACCCCCAGGTGCGGACCCGCCGCACGTACGCCGCGCTGGCCCGCAAGGGCTACCCGCCGGCGCTCGTCGGCCGCGTGCTGCGCGAGGAGCTGGCTGCCGAGGGCATCGACGCGGAGGAGGACGGCGACCTCCTCCCGGGTGGCTGA
- the recA gene encoding recombinase RecA has product MPAPQDRQKALEAALGQIDRQFGKGSVMRLGEDTRAPVEVIPTGSVTLDVALGIGGLPRGRVIEIYGPESSGKTTVALHAVANAQRAGGIAAFIDAEHALDPEYAKKLGVDTDALLVAQPDNGEQALEIMDTLIRSGAIDIVVIDSVAALVPKAEIEGEMGDSHVGLQARLMSQALRKITGALNSSGTTAIFINQLREKIGVFFGSPETTTGGKALKFYASVRMDIRRIETLKEGSEPIGNRTRVKVVKNKMAPPFKQAEFDILYGHGISREGSLIDMGVEHGFIRKSGAWYTYEGDQLGQGKENARGFLRDNPDLADEIDKKIKEKLGIGARVDAPAEPAAVDF; this is encoded by the coding sequence ATGCCCGCTCCGCAGGACAGACAGAAGGCTCTCGAGGCCGCGCTCGGCCAGATTGACCGCCAGTTCGGCAAGGGGTCGGTCATGCGGCTCGGGGAGGACACCCGCGCCCCGGTCGAGGTCATCCCCACCGGGTCCGTGACGCTCGACGTCGCGCTCGGCATCGGCGGTCTCCCGCGCGGCCGCGTCATCGAGATCTACGGCCCGGAGTCCTCGGGCAAGACGACCGTCGCGCTGCACGCCGTCGCCAACGCGCAGCGTGCCGGCGGCATCGCGGCGTTCATCGACGCCGAGCACGCGCTGGACCCCGAGTACGCCAAGAAGCTCGGCGTCGACACCGACGCGCTCCTGGTCGCCCAGCCGGACAACGGCGAGCAGGCGCTCGAGATCATGGACACGCTGATCCGTTCCGGCGCGATCGACATCGTCGTCATCGACTCGGTCGCGGCCCTCGTGCCGAAGGCGGAGATCGAGGGCGAGATGGGCGACTCGCACGTCGGCCTGCAGGCGCGCCTGATGTCGCAGGCGCTGCGCAAGATCACCGGTGCCCTGAACTCCTCGGGCACCACGGCGATCTTCATCAACCAGCTGCGCGAGAAGATCGGTGTGTTCTTCGGCAGCCCGGAGACGACGACGGGTGGCAAGGCGCTGAAGTTCTACGCGTCGGTCCGCATGGACATCCGCCGCATCGAGACCCTCAAGGAGGGCTCGGAGCCGATCGGCAACCGCACGCGCGTCAAGGTCGTGAAGAACAAGATGGCCCCGCCGTTCAAGCAGGCGGAGTTCGACATCCTCTACGGGCACGGCATCTCCCGCGAGGGCAGCCTCATCGACATGGGGGTCGAGCACGGGTTCATCCGCAAGTCGGGCGCCTGGTACACGTACGAGGGCGACCAGCTCGGCCAGGGCAAGGAGAACGCGCGCGGCTTCCTGCGCGACAACCCCGACCTCGCCGACGAGATCGACAAGAAGATCAAGGAGAAGCTCGGCATCGGCGCGCGCGTCGACGCACCTGCCGAGCCCGCGGCGGTCGACTTCTGA
- a CDS encoding MBL fold metallo-hydrolase, giving the protein MSVDVRWLGHASTVLDVDGVRLVTDPLLRRHAGLLRRRGQAPRVQDWAGARAALVSHLHHDHAELPSLRLLGDVPVLAAPSSAHWLAEHGVHGVPLAEGRWWDVPGGEGVQVRTVHAVHGHRPMPHRPNAASGFVVRAPSLTLWFAGDTEPYPAMAEIPAAAGGAVDVALVPVGGWGPRLSGGHMDPVQAARVCALVGARHAVPVHWGTLHLPVSRRLPPGWMDRAGRAFAAAAHRLAPGCEVHVLEPGQAVTIG; this is encoded by the coding sequence GTGAGCGTCGACGTGCGGTGGCTGGGCCACGCCTCGACGGTGCTGGACGTCGACGGCGTCCGGCTGGTGACCGACCCGCTGCTGCGCCGGCACGCCGGGCTGCTGCGCCGCCGCGGGCAGGCGCCGCGGGTGCAGGACTGGGCCGGGGCGCGGGCCGCGCTGGTGTCCCACCTGCACCACGACCACGCCGAGCTGCCGTCGCTGCGCCTGCTGGGCGACGTTCCGGTGCTGGCGGCGCCGAGCAGCGCCCACTGGCTGGCCGAGCACGGCGTGCACGGCGTCCCGCTCGCGGAGGGCCGGTGGTGGGACGTGCCCGGCGGCGAGGGCGTCCAGGTGCGCACGGTGCACGCGGTGCACGGGCACCGGCCGATGCCGCACCGGCCGAACGCGGCGAGCGGCTTCGTGGTGCGGGCCCCGTCCCTGACGCTGTGGTTCGCGGGCGACACCGAGCCGTACCCGGCGATGGCCGAGATCCCCGCGGCGGCCGGCGGCGCCGTCGACGTGGCGCTGGTGCCGGTGGGCGGGTGGGGGCCGCGGCTGTCGGGCGGGCACATGGACCCGGTGCAGGCCGCGCGGGTCTGCGCCCTCGTGGGGGCGCGGCACGCGGTGCCGGTGCACTGGGGGACGCTGCACCTCCCGGTGTCGCGGCGGCTGCCGCCGGGGTGGATGGACCGGGCGGGGCGCGCGTTCGCCGCGGCCGCCCACCGGCTCGCGCCCGGGTGCGAGGTCCACGTCCTGGAGCCCGGGCAGGCCGTGACGATCGGCTGA
- a CDS encoding alkaline phosphatase family protein, with amino-acid sequence MSAAPRWGLLVDALEAGVVLLTTAAGLGLAIAVVDGVGASAPWAVLAVAAAVTAGDVLLRVPLRRLAHVAGAAGALVAGLLAQVAVAWAALAVVPGIVVASAWSVVGVLTVAAVVLGASRWLWGSSDNEYVVADVLLHARRHARRTGARPAGASRPPGLLVVQLDGVSAPVLAQAVEAGLAPTLARWLEDGSHRVEPWWASVPATTPAAHAGVLHGAADAIPAFRWWDRELGRLVVANHPDDAARVEASLSDGRGLLAGGGTAVATMFSGDAAASYLVMSRGRRDGLGPGPGYVRFFARPFVLARAVTATVGEVVKELYQARRQRVYDVRPRISRAGWYVLLRGVTNVLLRDLATSLVADALVRGDPVVYVDFVDYDEIAHHAGPTRPESLRALEGLDQVVRVLERVVAAAPRAYDVVVLSDHGQALGATYEQVEGRTLLETVRDLMGPPCAPGGVAAVDGVQGADDEAWGPVNALLASLLDRGGERALLGPGAVHDRRRRGPDARQRVREHGRGGAPGAGEAPDVVVVGSGNLGLVWFADAPGRLTLEEVSERWPRLVPGLVARTAVGVVVVDSRAHGLVAVGPRGLRVLEPGASGDAVQGEDPLTPYGPRARADLARAARLPHTGDLLLVSAVGAGGRVHAFEGQVGSHGGLGGHQNDAFLLHPVGLEVDDALREDVAGARLLVGADAVHRQLVAWLEAAGLRVDVPQRVGQVP; translated from the coding sequence ATGAGCGCCGCGCCGCGGTGGGGCCTGCTGGTCGACGCGCTCGAGGCGGGCGTCGTCCTGCTGACCACCGCGGCCGGGCTCGGCCTCGCGATCGCCGTGGTCGACGGCGTGGGGGCGTCCGCCCCGTGGGCCGTGCTGGCCGTGGCGGCGGCCGTGACGGCCGGCGACGTGCTGCTGCGCGTGCCGCTGCGCCGCCTCGCGCACGTCGCGGGCGCGGCCGGCGCGCTGGTGGCCGGGCTGCTGGCGCAGGTCGCGGTCGCGTGGGCGGCGCTGGCGGTCGTCCCGGGCATCGTCGTCGCGTCGGCGTGGTCGGTCGTCGGGGTGCTGACGGTCGCCGCGGTCGTGCTGGGTGCGTCCCGGTGGCTGTGGGGGTCGAGCGACAACGAGTACGTCGTCGCCGACGTGCTCCTGCACGCCCGCCGGCACGCCCGGCGCACCGGCGCACGGCCCGCGGGTGCGAGCCGGCCACCGGGTCTGCTCGTCGTGCAGCTCGACGGCGTCAGCGCCCCCGTGCTCGCGCAGGCCGTCGAGGCCGGGCTCGCCCCCACGCTGGCCCGCTGGCTCGAGGACGGGTCGCACCGCGTCGAGCCGTGGTGGGCGTCGGTGCCCGCGACGACCCCCGCCGCGCACGCCGGCGTCCTGCACGGCGCGGCCGACGCGATCCCGGCGTTCCGCTGGTGGGACCGGGAGCTGGGCCGTCTGGTCGTCGCCAACCACCCCGACGACGCCGCCCGGGTCGAGGCCTCCCTCAGCGACGGGCGGGGTCTGCTCGCCGGCGGCGGGACGGCGGTCGCGACGATGTTCTCCGGCGACGCGGCGGCGTCCTACCTGGTCATGAGCCGAGGCCGCCGGGACGGGCTGGGGCCCGGGCCGGGGTACGTGCGGTTCTTCGCCCGCCCGTTCGTGCTGGCCCGCGCGGTCACGGCCACCGTCGGCGAGGTCGTCAAGGAGCTGTACCAGGCGCGCCGCCAGCGGGTCTACGACGTCCGCCCGCGGATCTCCCGCGCCGGCTGGTACGTGCTCCTGCGGGGCGTGACGAACGTGCTGCTGCGCGACCTGGCGACGTCGCTGGTCGCCGACGCGCTCGTGCGCGGTGACCCCGTGGTGTACGTCGACTTCGTGGACTACGACGAGATCGCCCACCACGCTGGCCCGACCCGGCCGGAGTCGCTGCGGGCGCTCGAGGGGCTCGACCAGGTGGTGCGGGTCCTCGAGCGCGTCGTGGCGGCCGCACCGCGCGCCTACGACGTCGTCGTCCTCTCGGACCACGGTCAGGCGCTCGGTGCGACGTACGAGCAGGTCGAGGGTCGCACGCTGCTCGAGACGGTCCGCGACCTCATGGGGCCTCCGTGCGCACCGGGCGGCGTCGCGGCGGTCGACGGGGTGCAGGGCGCCGACGACGAGGCCTGGGGCCCGGTGAACGCGCTGCTGGCGTCGCTGCTGGACCGCGGCGGCGAGCGCGCGCTGCTCGGCCCCGGGGCCGTGCACGACCGCCGGCGCCGGGGCCCGGACGCGCGGCAGCGGGTGCGGGAGCACGGGCGCGGCGGAGCACCGGGTGCGGGCGAGGCGCCCGACGTGGTGGTCGTCGGCTCCGGGAACCTCGGCCTGGTCTGGTTCGCCGACGCGCCGGGCCGGCTGACGCTCGAGGAGGTGTCCGAGCGCTGGCCGCGGCTCGTGCCGGGGCTGGTCGCGCGGACGGCGGTCGGCGTGGTGGTCGTGGACTCGCGCGCGCACGGCCTGGTCGCGGTGGGCCCGCGCGGCCTGCGGGTCCTGGAGCCGGGGGCGTCGGGCGACGCGGTCCAGGGCGAGGACCCGTTGACGCCCTACGGTCCCCGGGCGCGCGCCGACCTGGCGCGGGCGGCGCGCCTGCCGCACACCGGCGACCTGCTCCTCGTGTCGGCCGTCGGCGCCGGTGGACGGGTGCACGCGTTCGAGGGGCAGGTCGGCTCGCACGGCGGGCTCGGGGGTCACCAGAACGACGCGTTCCTGCTGCACCCCGTGGGCCTGGAGGTCGACGACGCGCTGCGCGAGGACGTCGCCGGGGCGCGCCTGCTGGTGGGTGCCGACGCCGTGCACCGCCAGCTCGTCGCGTGGCTGGAGGCCGCCGGGCTGCGGGTCGACGTCCCGCAGCGGGTCGGGCAGGTGCCGTGA